The Lactobacillus sp. CBA3605 genome contains a region encoding:
- a CDS encoding NAD(P)/FAD-dependent oxidoreductase codes for MTAKYDLTIIGGGPVGMFAAFYAGMRNARVQLLESLPELGGQVQALYPEKMIHDIAGYPAIRGRDLVQQLATQMQQFPIAVQLNSAVTNITGQLGDFTITTKTGAVSHSQAVIVATGSGAFQPRKLAVDNAAQFEGQQLFYHLPSRDQFQNQTVLVAGGGDSAIDMALMLAPVAKQVYIMHRRDQFRGMEHNVDLLKASPVQIKTPFLIKALTPLAHGQVQLTMKEVRGTAEETLAVDKLVVNYGFIADNKLLQAWQVTPTLAHRLITVDTQMNTDVPGMAAIGDIVTYAGKLGLIASGFGEAPNAVNQLMMQLYPERRSPLHSTTLFEKRAH; via the coding sequence ATGACTGCAAAGTACGATTTAACCATTATTGGTGGGGGCCCCGTGGGAATGTTTGCGGCTTTTTATGCCGGCATGCGTAATGCCCGGGTCCAATTGTTGGAAAGCTTGCCAGAATTGGGTGGCCAAGTTCAGGCACTTTATCCTGAAAAAATGATTCACGATATTGCAGGGTATCCGGCCATTCGCGGGCGGGACCTCGTGCAACAACTGGCGACCCAAATGCAGCAGTTTCCGATTGCGGTGCAGTTGAATAGCGCAGTCACTAATATTACAGGTCAACTAGGTGATTTTACGATTACGACCAAGACGGGAGCTGTTTCACATAGCCAAGCGGTGATTGTGGCTACCGGGAGTGGGGCATTTCAACCCCGGAAGCTCGCCGTTGACAATGCAGCGCAGTTTGAAGGGCAACAATTATTTTATCACTTGCCTAGCCGTGACCAATTTCAAAATCAAACAGTGTTGGTGGCTGGTGGTGGCGATTCAGCGATTGATATGGCGCTTATGTTAGCGCCAGTGGCGAAGCAAGTTTATATCATGCACCGGCGTGATCAGTTTCGTGGCATGGAGCATAATGTTGATTTATTAAAAGCATCGCCAGTTCAGATTAAAACCCCGTTTTTGATTAAGGCGTTGACGCCGTTGGCTCATGGTCAAGTTCAATTGACCATGAAGGAAGTTCGGGGGACAGCGGAAGAAACTTTAGCGGTGGATAAATTGGTCGTTAATTATGGCTTTATTGCCGATAATAAGCTCTTGCAAGCGTGGCAAGTCACGCCGACTTTGGCACACCGGTTAATTACGGTGGATACGCAAATGAACACCGATGTGCCTGGAATGGCGGCCATTGGGGATATTGTCACGTATGCCGGTAAGCTGGGGCTAATTGCGAGTGGTTTTGGCGAGGCGCCGAATGCGGTCAATCAATTAATGATGCAACTCTATCCAGAACGCCGTAGCCCATTACACAGTACAACGTTGTTTGAAAAACGCGCGCATTAG
- a CDS encoding alpha/beta hydrolase, giving the protein MTRQKIILIMAMMSSLIVTGSGAYWHYRLAPLRSAKVQTTNIPTIFIAGDYARAFSTDGFVHRLSAAHLATKALVVNVGQHGQVHVHQFAPLRHNPTIQVVFADNHHPTRQAHQLVTVMRLLNQRYHVRRYNAVGHSSGGNIIFDYLTHQSNQSPKINKFVTIASTYPQATAAIKRLPAKLPILTIAGHVWQSNGDGTVQLKAVLAFNTALRRQGRHPKTKLIQGSPLTAAHSMLHINPTVDRAVITFLYGY; this is encoded by the coding sequence ATGACACGGCAAAAAATCATTTTGATAATGGCTATGATGAGTAGTTTAATCGTCACGGGTAGTGGTGCTTATTGGCATTACCGGTTAGCGCCACTGCGGTCAGCCAAAGTTCAAACAACCAACATTCCCACGATCTTTATTGCTGGTGATTATGCGCGGGCTTTCTCAACAGACGGTTTCGTCCATCGCTTAAGCGCCGCTCACCTTGCAACTAAGGCCCTCGTCGTTAATGTCGGGCAACACGGGCAAGTGCACGTTCATCAATTCGCCCCATTACGACATAATCCGACGATTCAAGTTGTCTTTGCTGATAATCATCATCCCACACGGCAGGCCCACCAATTAGTCACCGTGATGCGGCTGCTAAATCAACGCTACCATGTTCGCCGATACAATGCTGTGGGCCATTCATCTGGGGGTAATATTATCTTTGATTATTTAACGCATCAGTCCAATCAATCTCCTAAAATCAATAAGTTTGTGACCATTGCGTCAACTTATCCACAGGCCACCGCGGCCATCAAACGGCTGCCAGCCAAGTTGCCTATTTTAACCATTGCTGGGCACGTTTGGCAAAGTAATGGCGACGGGACTGTCCAGCTGAAAGCAGTACTCGCATTCAATACGGCGTTACGGCGCCAAGGTCGTCATCCCAAAACCAAGTTAATCCAGGGAAGTCCGTTAACCGCCGCCCATTCTATGTTGCATATCAACCCGACCGTGGATCGTGCGGTCATTACTTTCTTATACGGCTACTAA
- a CDS encoding ATP-binding cassette domain-containing protein — translation MQIQQVSYTFPHAKQPFFDQLNFELPERQVNFLIGQNGSGKTTLADILVGLRPCQGTLTPKLTAIYLSQQLPMLTAIRVSDAAQLILGIEYGQVKVTLAQLTSRLDAPTLAFLTPLWHYRYHDLSGGQQKLVQLLLFLQLDRELVVLDEPTAFIDREHVGVLVKVIQAHPERTYLMITHDVRDVRAFSKYQVLWLADHKIKASLTRADFEAQAVTAPFLQAFQHD, via the coding sequence ATGCAAATTCAGCAAGTTAGTTATACTTTTCCACATGCCAAACAGCCCTTTTTTGACCAGCTGAATTTTGAGCTGCCGGAACGGCAAGTCAATTTTCTGATTGGGCAAAATGGGAGTGGCAAAACGACGCTCGCTGATATTCTGGTGGGATTACGACCGTGTCAAGGAACGCTCACCCCTAAATTAACGGCCATTTATTTAAGCCAGCAGTTACCGATGTTAACGGCGATTCGAGTGAGCGATGCTGCGCAGCTTATTTTAGGCATTGAATATGGACAGGTTAAGGTAACGTTAGCTCAGCTAACCAGTCGACTAGATGCCCCAACCTTAGCCTTTTTAACCCCACTTTGGCATTACCGGTATCATGACTTATCTGGTGGGCAACAGAAGTTAGTCCAGCTATTGCTTTTTTTGCAATTAGACCGCGAGCTGGTCGTGCTAGATGAACCAACGGCTTTTATTGATCGTGAGCATGTGGGGGTATTAGTCAAGGTGATCCAAGCGCATCCAGAGCGTACTTATCTGATGATTACGCATGATGTTCGTGATGTGCGGGCTTTTTCAAAGTATCAAGTTCTTTGGTTAGCTGATCACAAAATCAAAGCCAGTCTAACGCGCGCTGATTTTGAAGCGCAAGCTGTGACCGCGCCATTTTTACAAGCGTTTCAGCATGATTAG
- a CDS encoding Ig-like domain-containing protein translates to MQKFWRQILLVVVGVGLIVLSPAIIGHAQVITTVTGLDADSAIIKDTSGQVYSHDAELPEQNKYTVSYKWRIPNTAIIKAGDTMTVTVPDNVRIPADASFPMKSTSGLLTIGSFFIAKGSHTGTITLNSNLQYNTLNRNGYINLNVYGTIPDDEDGEAPSVSNPGPEEPDEEDPGEETPGVTEPGTEEPGTEEPNTEEPSTEEPGTEEPGTEEPNTEEPGTEQPSTEEPGTEEPNTEEPGTEQPGTEEPNTEEPSTEKPGTEEPNTEEPGTEQPSTEEPGTEEPNTEEPGTEKPGTEEPSTEKPGTEEPNTEEPSTEEPSTEKPGTEEPNTEKPGTEVPGKEEPNTEKPSTEVPNAKQPVVNQPKPVTPKQPNLDTTPALVTTPANQGKASKTNNNQALLKPTLDTANAKPNNQQLPQTGERTSNRAFLIGLLGLGLLLMVGFFGFRRQKKN, encoded by the coding sequence ATGCAAAAATTTTGGCGGCAGATTCTACTAGTCGTAGTTGGTGTGGGGTTAATTGTGCTGAGTCCCGCGATAATAGGACATGCTCAAGTCATTACCACGGTAACCGGGCTAGATGCTGATAGTGCCATTATTAAAGATACAAGTGGACAAGTCTATAGCCATGACGCAGAATTACCAGAGCAAAATAAGTACACGGTCAGTTACAAGTGGCGGATTCCAAACACCGCAATCATTAAAGCGGGTGACACAATGACTGTGACTGTTCCTGATAATGTCCGGATTCCAGCCGATGCGAGTTTTCCAATGAAGAGTACCTCTGGTTTATTAACGATTGGCTCTTTCTTCATTGCCAAGGGGTCCCATACCGGTACCATTACGCTTAACAGTAACCTACAGTACAATACGCTTAATCGTAACGGTTACATTAATTTAAACGTCTATGGTACTATTCCTGACGATGAGGATGGTGAGGCTCCCAGTGTTTCCAATCCAGGACCGGAAGAGCCCGATGAAGAAGACCCTGGTGAAGAGACTCCGGGCGTAACTGAACCAGGAACCGAGGAACCTGGAACTGAGGAACCTAATACCGAAGAACCTAGCACCGAAGAACCTGGGACTGAAGAACCTGGAACTGAAGAACCTAATACCGAAGAACCTGGGACTGAACAACCTAGCACTGAGGAGCCTGGAACTGAAGAACCTAATACCGAAGAACCTGGGACTGAACAACCTGGAACTGAAGAACCTAACACCGAAGAACCTAGCACTGAGAAACCTGGAACTGAAGAACCTAATACCGAAGAACCTGGGACTGAACAACCTAGCACTGAGGAGCCTGGAACTGAAGAACCTAATACTGAGGAACCTGGGACTGAGAAACCTGGAACTGAGGAACCTAGCACTGAGAAACCTGGAACTGAAGAACCTAATACTGAGGAACCCAGCACCGAAGAACCCAGCACTGAGAAACCTGGAACTGAAGAACCCAATACCGAAAAACCTGGAACCGAAGTACCCGGGAAAGAAGAACCTAACACTGAAAAGCCTAGCACCGAGGTACCAAATGCTAAACAACCGGTCGTTAATCAACCTAAACCAGTAACACCTAAACAGCCAAATCTTGATACAACACCGGCGTTAGTTACGACACCTGCTAATCAAGGAAAAGCGTCTAAAACTAATAACAATCAAGCTTTGCTCAAACCAACCCTTGATACCGCCAACGCTAAGCCCAACAACCAGCAGTTACCTCAAACTGGGGAACGGACTAGCAATCGTGCCTTTTTAATTGGCTTGTTAGGATTAGGTCTACTTTTGATGGTTGGATTCTTTGGTTTTCGACGTCAAAAAAAGAATTAA
- a CDS encoding polyphosphate kinase 2 family protein → MNFEKQYRYTGKQTLGLTELATGPDEKYDDEKLIKSQIEKNIKQLKELQGKLYAQNRHGVLIIFQAMDAAGKDSMIAHIMSGVNPQGCVVTSFKQPTSTELDHDYLWRIHNAVPKRGMIGIFNRSYYEDVLVSRVHPEIIVNAHVGDTTERKQVDDDFFTQRFQDMRFFEDYLQHNGFTVLKFFLHMSKAEQKQRFIRRIEIPSHNWKFSAADIRERNYWDDYQRVYDDAITHTATKANPWYVIPADSKWYSRLCVSEIINQRLSELPLAYPSLDAADQAQLKTALDQLDQEAD, encoded by the coding sequence ATGAATTTTGAAAAGCAATATCGGTATACTGGCAAACAAACATTAGGGCTGACAGAATTAGCAACAGGTCCAGATGAAAAGTATGATGATGAGAAGCTAATTAAATCTCAAATCGAAAAAAACATTAAACAATTAAAGGAGTTGCAAGGCAAACTCTACGCGCAAAATAGACATGGTGTCTTAATCATTTTTCAGGCGATGGATGCGGCGGGCAAAGATAGCATGATTGCTCATATTATGAGTGGCGTGAATCCGCAGGGATGTGTAGTCACGTCATTTAAGCAACCAACCAGTACAGAATTGGATCATGATTACTTATGGCGGATTCATAATGCGGTGCCTAAGCGTGGCATGATTGGTATTTTTAATCGCTCTTATTATGAGGATGTCTTAGTTAGCCGAGTGCATCCGGAAATCATCGTGAATGCCCATGTTGGTGATACAACTGAGCGTAAGCAAGTTGATGATGACTTCTTTACCCAACGCTTCCAGGACATGCGCTTTTTTGAAGATTACTTACAACATAATGGCTTTACTGTGTTGAAATTCTTCTTGCATATGTCCAAAGCCGAACAAAAGCAACGTTTTATTCGCCGGATTGAAATTCCTAGTCATAATTGGAAATTCTCAGCGGCTGATATTCGGGAACGTAACTATTGGGATGATTATCAACGTGTTTACGATGATGCCATCACTCATACTGCAACTAAAGCGAACCCATGGTATGTTATTCCGGCGGATAGTAAATGGTATTCACGGTTATGCGTGTCCGAGATTATTAATCAGCGGTTGAGCGAGTTACCGTTGGCGTACCCATCATTAGATGCCGCTGACCAAGCGCAATTAAAAACAGCCTTAGATCAATTGGATCAAGAAGCTGATTAA
- a CDS encoding nucleoside hydrolase, translating to MAKRKMILDLDTGIDDAMAIAYAVGAPDVDLIGIISSYGNVVVDQAAYNSLQILALLGATDVPVFVGEPHASTTEHFDVMAISEQIHGKNGIGEVDLPTPTRQPETQSGVDFLIEAAHQYGADLTLIPTGPLTNLAAALEKSPDIAHLIGNVTLMGGALTVPGNVSHYAEANINQDAEAANAVFTSDLDLTMVGLDVTLRTLLTKTETSQWRALKTTAGEKFADIVDYYIAAYDITSPDLHGCALHDPLAVGVALDPTFVTTLGLNMYVETTGEDYGRTIGDPARLDDPKTNVTVALTVDKDRYLKTFMTYLTTLFKAN from the coding sequence ATGGCAAAACGTAAAATGATTTTAGATTTGGATACCGGGATCGACGATGCAATGGCTATCGCCTATGCGGTTGGCGCCCCAGATGTTGATTTAATTGGCATTATCAGTTCATATGGTAATGTGGTCGTTGACCAAGCTGCATATAACAGTCTCCAAATTTTAGCCTTATTAGGTGCGACCGACGTGCCCGTCTTTGTCGGTGAACCACATGCGAGCACCACTGAACATTTTGACGTCATGGCAATCTCCGAACAAATCCACGGCAAAAACGGCATTGGTGAAGTGGACTTACCAACACCAACTCGGCAACCAGAAACCCAATCAGGCGTTGACTTCTTAATTGAGGCCGCCCATCAATACGGCGCCGACTTAACCTTGATTCCTACGGGACCCTTAACTAACTTAGCGGCAGCCCTGGAAAAATCACCTGATATTGCTCACTTAATTGGCAATGTCACGCTTATGGGTGGTGCCTTAACCGTTCCCGGTAACGTTAGTCACTATGCCGAAGCGAATATCAATCAAGATGCCGAAGCCGCTAATGCCGTTTTCACTAGTGACCTCGACTTAACGATGGTCGGCTTAGACGTGACTTTGCGGACCCTACTAACTAAGACAGAAACTAGTCAATGGCGTGCTTTAAAGACAACGGCTGGTGAGAAATTCGCCGACATTGTTGACTATTATATTGCCGCTTATGATATTACCAGTCCTGACCTCCACGGTTGTGCCCTACATGATCCTTTGGCTGTAGGCGTCGCCTTAGACCCTACTTTCGTTACCACGTTAGGCCTCAACATGTATGTTGAAACAACCGGTGAAGATTATGGCCGCACCATCGGGGACCCCGCTCGCTTGGATGATCCTAAGACGAACGTGACCGTGGCCCTAACTGTTGACAAAGATCGCTATTTGAAGACTTTCATGACTTACTTAACCACATTATTTAAAGCCAACTAA
- a CDS encoding MFS transporter gives MREGGVLDKKRILISTTFFSDFSNAAIIYVFTLSMKGEKAIWFSLLWGMYYFGSFLSHLLMGLFIDRIIPKKAMFFSEIIRLILVGVTLILLVGNAMSGVIYVAIMTLIGLAEPIFHPAEIRLIYHYFSKSELTKVNSVLELSDQLMSVIAPIVLLFLSYSLFHVYAYGLIIVVLLISLVFISLLPDYGKGRLGSSRSGIKAKCDEMLSGYQYILKNNQLLVASVTLLITNLAFGIVSPLLLPLIQQGFSMNITTIYTAVSAFESVGLLVSAYLFLRLKKMILLEKKMEVVSYISTGIIGLCLLLIGSSYHNVYLIAASYFSLGLVTAIFNILNNLNFQFAANDKVVGKVYAFKGLITVLGFVLGTIIGGLLSEKLAINDVFRSTGLMLLVPIVLFFTASGFEKWHTKINTEK, from the coding sequence ATGAGAGAAGGTGGTGTGTTGGACAAAAAAAGGATTCTTATTTCAACAACCTTTTTCTCCGATTTTTCGAATGCTGCTATTATATATGTTTTTACACTTTCGATGAAAGGTGAAAAAGCAATTTGGTTTAGCTTGCTTTGGGGAATGTATTATTTTGGTAGCTTTTTATCGCATCTGTTAATGGGGTTATTTATAGATCGCATTATTCCAAAAAAGGCGATGTTTTTTTCTGAAATTATACGTTTGATTTTAGTTGGTGTTACTCTCATCTTGCTGGTTGGAAACGCAATGTCAGGAGTAATCTATGTTGCTATTATGACTCTTATAGGGCTAGCAGAACCAATCTTTCATCCAGCCGAGATTCGATTAATTTATCATTATTTTTCCAAAAGTGAACTTACTAAAGTGAATTCAGTACTTGAGCTTTCAGATCAACTAATGTCTGTCATTGCACCAATTGTTTTATTGTTTCTTTCGTATTCGTTATTTCACGTCTATGCTTATGGTTTGATTATAGTTGTATTGCTGATTTCACTAGTGTTTATCAGTCTTTTACCAGACTATGGTAAAGGGCGATTAGGTTCGTCAAGGTCAGGCATTAAAGCCAAGTGCGATGAAATGTTAAGTGGTTATCAATATATCTTAAAGAATAATCAGCTGTTAGTTGCAAGTGTGACTTTGTTAATTACGAATTTGGCGTTCGGGATAGTTAGTCCGCTATTGTTGCCTTTAATACAGCAAGGATTCAGTATGAATATCACTACAATTTATACAGCCGTTAGCGCATTTGAATCAGTCGGGTTACTAGTTAGTGCTTATTTATTTCTGAGACTAAAGAAAATGATTTTGTTAGAAAAGAAAATGGAAGTGGTTAGCTATATCAGTACTGGCATTATTGGTCTATGTTTGCTTCTCATTGGTAGTTCATATCATAATGTCTATCTGATTGCTGCATCGTACTTTTCTCTCGGCCTAGTTACTGCAATATTTAATATTTTAAATAATTTAAACTTTCAATTTGCTGCTAATGATAAGGTTGTCGGCAAGGTTTATGCTTTTAAGGGCCTTATTACAGTATTAGGATTTGTGCTCGGGACGATTATAGGTGGCCTGTTATCAGAAAAATTGGCGATTAATGATGTATTTAGAAGTACAGGTTTAATGTTGTTAGTGCCCATAGTGCTCTTTTTTACGGCAAGTGGGTTTGAAAAATGGCATACAAAAATTAATACTGAAAAGTGA
- a CDS encoding ATP-binding cassette domain-containing protein — MTLPLIKLTQVSKKYKHNFALKNINLEIKHPGVYGFSGPNGSGKSMTFKTILGFIRPTTGTVLVNGAIIRKDTLFANNIGFSMAEYGVLPSKSGPANLELLCILAKYPVNEIPVLLKYVGLDPTDNRKVSAYSLGMQQRLSIATALIGNQAIIILDEPTNALDEDGQHFLQALIRDLRQKGKTILVSSHDASFLRSVSDYIYFLNEGCITREEAIS, encoded by the coding sequence ATGACCTTACCATTAATTAAATTAACCCAAGTTTCAAAAAAATATAAACACAATTTTGCCTTAAAAAATATCAATTTAGAAATTAAACATCCCGGCGTTTATGGTTTTAGCGGTCCTAATGGTTCTGGAAAATCAATGACCTTTAAAACAATTCTGGGCTTTATCCGACCAACTACCGGTACGGTATTAGTCAATGGCGCTATTATTCGCAAGGACACCCTCTTTGCAAATAACATCGGCTTCTCAATGGCCGAGTATGGCGTCTTACCCAGCAAAAGCGGTCCTGCTAATTTAGAACTGCTTTGTATCCTAGCTAAGTATCCAGTTAACGAAATTCCAGTATTACTAAAATACGTTGGTTTAGACCCGACCGACAATCGTAAAGTTTCAGCTTATTCATTGGGCATGCAACAGCGACTATCAATTGCAACAGCGCTGATTGGCAATCAAGCAATCATTATTTTGGATGAACCTACTAATGCTTTAGATGAGGATGGTCAACATTTTTTACAAGCCTTAATCCGAGACCTACGTCAAAAAGGGAAGACAATCTTAGTTTCTAGTCATGATGCGAGCTTCCTGCGTTCAGTGTCTGATTATATTTATTTTCTCAACGAAGGTTGTATTACGCGGGAGGAAGCCATTTCATGA
- a CDS encoding HAD family hydrolase produces the protein MVARLAVFDIDDTLLARNKKLLPSTIKSIEKLKQQNINVAIATGRNLAMAKKVISALDLRDFVLCNGSAAFANHQQVHQQTLSTANMATLVKAADEQHVDIVFESLDGLHAHTHPSAATQAVLSTFHAPEMTYDPDYYLTHDTYQAMMFYDHAMHQRLPHATEFSFVRFHEFGVDVIPKVGSKAAGIAKLAAALNVAPADVVAFGDNQNDREMLKHAGIGIAMGNATPEIKAYADLTTTDCDHDGIANGLKSIGWI, from the coding sequence ATGGTAGCGAGATTAGCAGTTTTTGATATTGATGATACGTTGTTGGCTCGGAATAAAAAATTATTACCTAGTACCATTAAGAGTATTGAAAAATTAAAGCAACAAAACATTAACGTGGCAATTGCTACGGGTCGGAACTTAGCGATGGCTAAAAAGGTGATTTCAGCGCTAGATTTAAGAGATTTCGTCTTGTGCAATGGGTCCGCAGCATTTGCGAACCATCAACAAGTCCATCAGCAGACTCTATCAACAGCGAATATGGCAACTTTAGTAAAAGCGGCGGATGAACAGCATGTGGACATTGTCTTCGAATCTTTGGATGGCTTGCATGCCCATACGCATCCGTCAGCGGCGACGCAAGCGGTCTTATCAACGTTTCATGCGCCTGAAATGACTTATGATCCGGATTATTATTTAACGCATGATACTTATCAAGCCATGATGTTTTATGACCATGCGATGCATCAACGGTTACCACATGCCACTGAATTCTCATTCGTGCGTTTTCACGAGTTCGGCGTGGATGTTATTCCAAAAGTGGGTTCTAAGGCAGCAGGGATTGCGAAGTTGGCGGCGGCTTTAAATGTAGCACCGGCGGATGTCGTTGCTTTTGGCGATAATCAAAATGATCGTGAAATGTTGAAGCACGCTGGCATCGGCATTGCAATGGGCAATGCGACGCCTGAGATTAAAGCTTATGCAGATTTAACGACAACGGATTGTGATCACGATGGGATTGCAAATGGTTTGAAGTCGATTGGGTGGATTTAA
- a CDS encoding LacI family DNA-binding transcriptional regulator, with product MTNIHDIARLSGYSVSTVSRVINHQKYVADDKRAKVEAIMQQLDYAPNRVARDLSSGRTKTIGVVLPYANHPYFARIIDGIVRAAFAAGYKITLLPTNYDRTVEQAYLDQLRSKAYDALIFTSRSSSLAVLTQYRKYGQIVCCEDPGDEEPLAAAYTDRMASYVRALTWAQTTGYQKMGVVLSRSSEISASTRVTRRAYEQVYGPLLARNLFVGAVTYDDGYRAGAYFAKLTPTVDAIFANGDDIGAGVHQYFVDQGLPPIPVIGQENLLSSRLLKFSTIDHHLEALGQAAFQLAISTTTQHELIKSEFIRR from the coding sequence ATGACAAATATTCATGATATTGCGCGCCTTTCCGGATATTCCGTTTCAACGGTCTCACGTGTTATTAATCATCAAAAATATGTTGCCGATGACAAACGTGCCAAGGTTGAAGCCATTATGCAACAACTGGATTACGCGCCGAATCGAGTAGCTCGAGATTTAAGTAGTGGCCGAACGAAGACGATTGGGGTGGTGTTGCCTTATGCGAACCATCCATATTTTGCGCGGATTATTGATGGCATTGTCAGGGCGGCTTTTGCGGCTGGTTATAAGATTACGTTACTGCCGACAAATTATGATCGGACGGTTGAACAAGCTTACTTAGATCAGTTACGCAGTAAAGCGTATGATGCGTTAATTTTTACATCACGAAGTAGCTCACTGGCAGTATTGACGCAGTATCGCAAGTACGGTCAGATTGTCTGTTGCGAAGACCCCGGTGATGAAGAACCACTGGCAGCGGCTTATACGGACCGCATGGCTTCTTATGTGCGCGCCTTGACTTGGGCCCAAACGACTGGTTATCAGAAAATGGGTGTTGTGCTTAGTCGTAGTAGTGAAATTAGTGCGAGTACCCGGGTGACCCGGCGTGCCTATGAACAAGTTTATGGGCCTTTGTTAGCCCGTAATTTATTTGTCGGGGCCGTGACTTATGACGATGGTTACCGTGCCGGGGCATACTTTGCAAAGCTGACGCCAACGGTCGATGCCATTTTCGCTAACGGGGATGATATTGGGGCGGGAGTCCATCAGTATTTTGTCGACCAGGGGTTACCACCGATACCGGTGATTGGACAAGAAAACCTGTTATCAAGTCGATTATTAAAATTTTCAACAATTGATCATCATTTAGAAGCCTTGGGACAAGCGGCGTTCCAATTGGCGATTAGTACCACTACGCAACATGAGTTAATAAAATCAGAATTTATTAGACGGTAG
- a CDS encoding MurR/RpiR family transcriptional regulator codes for MLILTALTKQADFTTTEKRIADYILQNLTTVTTGFIKDLATATYTSHSAIIRLAQKLGYRGFRDFQRALTTAAAAQTHAPVDANFPFDATDSTKAIAQKMATLTITAIQSTLAQIDVTTLTTLAQQLNTAERIFLFAEGDSQLRARSFQNKLVKINKFAIIADEYHDEAWNAANLTTHDWAFFISYAGTIKTQCQFARYFQAQQIPSVVLTGNQHSPLIPLTTHHLITAQNETDFAKVGTFASQAAFEYLLDTLFAKMYAQNFHQHLTRLQQAQGLMQAGPLTTK; via the coding sequence ATGTTAATTCTAACGGCACTCACTAAGCAGGCCGACTTTACCACAACCGAAAAACGCATTGCCGATTATATTCTTCAAAATTTAACGACGGTGACGACTGGGTTCATTAAAGACCTAGCCACCGCCACCTATACATCACATTCAGCTATTATTCGCCTAGCACAAAAGCTGGGATACCGTGGTTTTCGGGACTTTCAACGCGCCTTAACCACAGCAGCAGCGGCCCAAACTCACGCCCCGGTCGACGCGAACTTCCCGTTTGATGCTACCGATTCCACCAAAGCAATTGCCCAAAAGATGGCGACCTTGACGATTACCGCTATCCAATCTACTTTAGCGCAGATTGATGTGACGACCCTAACAACCCTTGCACAACAATTAAATACGGCGGAGCGAATCTTTCTATTTGCCGAGGGTGATTCCCAATTACGCGCCCGTAGTTTTCAAAATAAGCTAGTGAAAATTAATAAATTTGCCATCATCGCCGATGAATACCACGATGAAGCCTGGAATGCCGCCAACCTGACGACTCATGATTGGGCCTTTTTCATTTCTTATGCGGGCACCATTAAAACACAGTGCCAATTTGCCCGTTACTTCCAGGCCCAACAGATTCCAAGTGTTGTCTTAACTGGTAATCAGCATTCCCCCCTGATTCCATTAACAACCCATCATTTAATTACCGCCCAAAATGAAACTGATTTTGCTAAAGTAGGGACTTTTGCCTCCCAAGCGGCCTTTGAGTATCTATTGGATACCTTATTTGCAAAGATGTATGCGCAAAATTTCCATCAACATCTAACCCGGTTGCAGCAGGCTCAAGGACTCATGCAAGCCGGCCCTTTAACCACCAAATAA